The following are encoded in a window of Scophthalmus maximus strain ysfricsl-2021 chromosome 2, ASM2237912v1, whole genome shotgun sequence genomic DNA:
- the LOC118301137 gene encoding histone H2AX gives MSGRGKTGAKARAKAKTRSSRAGLQFPVGRVHRLLRKGNYAERVGAGAPVYLAAVLEYLTAEILELAGNAARDNKKTRIIPRHLQLAVRNDEELNKLLGGVTIAQGGVLPNIQAVLLPKKTGQSAPSSGKAGKKASSQSQEY, from the coding sequence ATgtctggaagaggaaaaaccgGAGCAAAGGCCCGCGCTAAGGCCAAGACCCGCAGCTCCCGCGCCGGCCTGCAGTTCCCCGTCGGCCGTGTCCACCGTCTCCTGCGTAAGGGTAACTACGCGGAGAGAGTGGGCGCCGGGGCCCCCGTGTACCTGGCCGCCGTGCTGGAGTACCTCACCGCCGAGATCCTGGAGCTGGCCGGCAACGCCGCCAGGGACAACAAGAAGACCCGCATCATCCCCCGCCACCTGCAGCTGGCCGTCCGCAACGACGAGGAGCTGAACAAACTGCTCGGCGGCGTCACCATCGCTCAGGGCGGCGTCCTGCCCAACATCCAGGCCGTCCTGCTGCCCAAGAAGACCGGCCAGTCCGCACCGAGCTCCGGCAAGGCGGGAAAGAAGGCCTCCTCTCAGTCCCAGGAGTATTAG